The proteins below are encoded in one region of Desulfobacterales bacterium:
- the lnt gene encoding apolipoprotein N-acyltransferase, translating into MGQDLGKMALVQSVTDNWGKIMLAVLTGVLLTAGFPVIGMACSAWGALVFLLLAIRDTGPRKGFMLGLLAGMVHYLTLVYWLVPTMRIYGYLPLSISMLLLFLLAFYLALYPAFFALLLAWTGRRPFMVLLVAPVFWVSLEYLRTLLFSGFPWGLLGYTQAEHPGLIQFADILGVYGVSALILFVNAALLILVLAVSKKPWQGCRVRAWVAAAGSLAVLAALGVVLGYGNIRINAMDKRQAAADTLDVAVIQGNIGQLHKWDQRFREATVQKYFDLSKTAENPSPALVIWPETAAPFYFDYNTELTERVLNGIEKTNSYFILGAPSVEFDHRQPRYYNSAYLIGPDGNVSGRYNKVHLVPFGEYVPFNEWLPFIDTLVAQVGSFDAGRRGDTIGWNDIRIGMLICYESIFPSLSVEMVRNGADFLVNITNDAWFGKTSAPYQHFSMAVFRAIENRRPLVRAANTGISGYIDPVGRVAEKSPLFETAVLSRSIPLIRDHETFYTRHKDWLPLGCLIASGIIIVLRLFFKKSRHRWVLGIGNRRTPNT; encoded by the coding sequence ATGGGACAGGATTTGGGAAAAATGGCGCTTGTTCAATCGGTAACTGATAATTGGGGGAAAATCATGCTGGCGGTGTTAACCGGCGTGCTGCTCACCGCCGGTTTTCCGGTCATCGGCATGGCCTGTTCGGCATGGGGGGCACTCGTATTTCTGCTGCTGGCCATTCGCGATACCGGCCCCCGGAAGGGCTTTATGCTTGGCCTTCTGGCCGGTATGGTCCATTATTTAACGCTGGTTTACTGGCTGGTTCCCACCATGCGCATATACGGGTATTTGCCGCTTAGCATCAGTATGCTTCTGTTGTTTCTGCTGGCATTTTATCTCGCCCTCTATCCGGCCTTTTTTGCGCTTTTGCTGGCCTGGACCGGCCGCCGGCCCTTTATGGTGCTGCTTGTGGCCCCGGTGTTCTGGGTCTCTCTGGAATACCTTCGAACCCTGCTGTTTTCCGGTTTCCCCTGGGGGCTTTTGGGATACACCCAGGCAGAGCACCCGGGCTTGATCCAGTTTGCCGATATTCTGGGTGTTTACGGCGTATCCGCGCTGATTTTGTTTGTCAATGCCGCGCTGCTGATCCTGGTGCTGGCGGTTTCAAAAAAGCCGTGGCAGGGATGCCGGGTCAGGGCATGGGTGGCTGCGGCCGGGTCCCTGGCGGTGCTGGCGGCTTTGGGAGTTGTTTTGGGATACGGCAATATACGGATAAATGCGATGGATAAGCGCCAGGCGGCTGCGGATACGCTTGATGTGGCGGTGATTCAGGGAAATATCGGGCAGCTTCACAAATGGGACCAAAGGTTCCGGGAGGCAACCGTTCAAAAATATTTCGATCTGTCCAAAACCGCCGAAAACCCATCCCCGGCGCTCGTCATCTGGCCGGAGACCGCGGCCCCGTTTTATTTTGACTATAATACGGAGCTGACCGAGCGGGTCTTAAACGGGATTGAAAAGACGAACAGCTATTTTATCCTCGGCGCGCCTTCGGTGGAATTTGATCACCGGCAGCCCCGTTATTATAACAGCGCCTATCTGATCGGACCGGACGGAAACGTTTCCGGCCGGTATAACAAGGTGCACCTGGTGCCGTTCGGCGAATATGTGCCATTTAATGAGTGGCTGCCGTTTATTGACACCCTGGTGGCCCAGGTGGGCAGTTTTGATGCCGGCCGCCGGGGCGATACCATTGGCTGGAATGACATCAGGATCGGCATGCTGATCTGCTATGAAAGCATCTTTCCCTCGCTCTCGGTTGAAATGGTGCGAAACGGGGCGGATTTTCTGGTCAATATCACCAATGACGCCTGGTTCGGTAAAACCAGCGCGCCGTACCAGCATTTTTCCATGGCCGTGTTCCGGGCCATAGAGAATCGCCGGCCCCTGGTTCGGGCGGCCAATACCGGGATCAGCGGCTATATCGACCCGGTGGGCCGGGTGGCAGAGAAAAGCCCCCTGTTTGAAACCGCCGTCCTGTCCCGGAGCATTCCGTTAATCAGGGACCATGAAACCTTTTACACCCGGCATAAAGATTGGCTGCCCCTTGGCTGTCTTATTGCAAGCGGTATCATAATTGTGTTACGATTATTTTTTAAAAAAAGCAGACACAGATGGGTATTGGGAATAGGTAACAGGAGAACACCTAACACCTAA
- the rfbD gene encoding dTDP-4-dehydrorhamnose reductase, whose translation MIKVLITGANGQLGRDCASILSDKCAVTAVDIEELDITSAQAVNAAVDHLSPQVIVNCAAFTQVDACESQVETAWRVNADGPENLAAAAAKTGARLIHISTDYVFDGQKPIPEAYSESDSPNPLSVYGRSKLAGEERVTAGCENSIILRTAWLYGAAGKNFIRTILGRVLNAPQTRLKIVNDQYGSPTWSYQLAMQIDRLLTSSATGIYHASAEGYCTWYDLAAALLEELDLTGQITACTTEDYPTPAVRPRNSILDNYLLKSENRNVMDHWRVGFKQFIRTHGRQLLAELNRI comes from the coding sequence ATGATAAAAGTTTTAATCACCGGCGCCAATGGACAGCTCGGCCGGGACTGCGCATCAATTTTAAGCGATAAATGCGCTGTTACGGCGGTAGATATTGAGGAACTGGACATTACATCGGCACAAGCGGTCAATGCCGCCGTTGACCATTTATCCCCTCAGGTCATTGTCAACTGCGCGGCATTTACCCAGGTGGATGCCTGCGAAAGCCAGGTCGAGACCGCCTGGCGGGTCAATGCGGACGGCCCGGAAAATTTGGCGGCTGCAGCCGCAAAAACCGGGGCCCGGCTCATCCATATTTCCACGGACTATGTGTTTGACGGCCAAAAGCCGATACCTGAGGCCTACAGTGAATCCGACAGCCCCAACCCGCTCTCTGTTTACGGCCGGAGTAAACTGGCCGGGGAAGAGCGGGTTACGGCAGGCTGCGAGAATTCCATAATTCTGCGCACTGCCTGGCTCTATGGCGCAGCGGGCAAAAACTTCATCCGCACCATTCTGGGCAGGGTATTGAATGCCCCGCAAACCCGGCTTAAAATCGTCAATGATCAATACGGCTCCCCCACCTGGAGCTATCAACTGGCCATGCAGATCGATCGCCTGCTGACAAGTTCGGCCACCGGGATCTACCATGCCTCAGCCGAAGGCTATTGCACCTGGTATGACCTGGCCGCAGCGCTTTTAGAAGAACTTGATTTAACCGGTCAAATCACCGCCTGCACCACCGAGGATTACCCCACCCCGGCGGTGCGGCCCCGCAATTCGATCCTTGACAATTACCTTCTGAAATCGGAAAACCGCAATGTAATGGATCACTGGCGGGTGGGATTTAAACAGTTTATCCGAACCCACGGCCGGCAACTGCTGGCCGAGTTAAACCGAATTTGA
- the prfB gene encoding peptide chain release factor 2 (programmed frameshift): MTVELKQTIQDLYKQLDQLKEYLDLPGKEQRLKEIEKQIAEASFWEDSDTARSILKERARLSSKIESWNSLYKEVEDCDVLLELAVEEGDEAAAGEAERKADQLEKEINRFSLQLVLDGEDDENNAIMAINAGAGGTEAQDWAEILFRMYARWIERKGYKMEMIDMQEGDEAGIKGVTFSVAGKYAFGYLKVEVGIHRLVRISPFNANGKRHTSFASVFVYPELDDKIEVEIDEGDLRIDTYRAQGAGGQHVNKTSSAVRITHLPTGIVAQSQQEKSQLRNRELAMKVLRSRLYQLEKEKQDKRLQEMHDSKDEIAWGNQIRSYVLHPYQMVKDHRINLEIGNVDSVLDGDIDPFIETVLLSGKHQV, translated from the exons ATGACTGTGGAACTTAAACAAACCATACAGGATCTCTACAAGCAGCTGGATCAGCTCAAGGAGTATCTT GACCTGCCGGGCAAAGAGCAGCGGCTTAAAGAGATTGAAAAACAGATTGCCGAAGCAAGCTTCTGGGAGGACTCGGATACCGCCCGCTCGATCCTGAAGGAGCGTGCCCGGCTGTCGTCAAAAATTGAATCCTGGAACAGCCTTTATAAAGAGGTGGAGGACTGCGACGTTTTGCTTGAGCTGGCCGTTGAGGAGGGAGACGAGGCGGCCGCCGGGGAGGCGGAGCGCAAAGCGGATCAGCTTGAAAAAGAGATCAATCGGTTCTCCCTGCAGCTGGTGCTTGACGGCGAGGATGACGAGAATAACGCCATCATGGCCATAAACGCCGGGGCCGGCGGCACGGAGGCCCAGGACTGGGCCGAAATACTGTTTCGGATGTATGCCCGCTGGATCGAGCGCAAGGGCTATAAGATGGAGATGATTGACATGCAGGAGGGCGACGAGGCGGGCATCAAGGGCGTCACCTTTTCTGTTGCCGGCAAATATGCCTTTGGCTATTTGAAGGTGGAAGTCGGTATCCATCGCCTGGTGCGGATTTCGCCGTTTAACGCCAACGGCAAGCGGCATACCTCCTTTGCATCGGTTTTCGTCTATCCGGAACTGGACGATAAAATCGAGGTGGAGATTGATGAGGGCGATCTCCGCATTGATACCTACCGGGCGCAGGGGGCCGGCGGCCAGCATGTCAACAAGACCAGCAGTGCGGTCCGGATTACGCATCTGCCCACAGGGATCGTGGCCCAGAGCCAGCAGGAAAAATCCCAGCTCCGAAACCGGGAGCTGGCCATGAAGGTTTTACGTTCCAGGCTGTATCAGCTGGAGAAGGAAAAGCAGGACAAGCGTCTCCAGGAAATGCATGACAGCAAGGATGAAATCGCGTGGGGCAACCAGATCCGCTCCTATGTGCTGCACCCCTATCAAATGGTCA
- the rfbB gene encoding dTDP-glucose 4,6-dehydratase: protein MNLLVTGGSGFIGSNFIRYLLTETDFNGRIINVDCLTYAGNPENLADIETRFSDRYIFVKENICHAEAMAKIFDFYSIDTVCHFAAESHVDRSIAAPDAFIQTNIFGTYTLLELARKRMHHIQRFHHISTDEVYGSLGESGLFSETSPYQPTSPYSASKAASDHLVRAYFHTYGLPVTISNCSNNYGPYQFPEKLIPLIILNAVAQKPLPVYGDGRNIRDWLYVRDHSAALWTILKTGEIGETYNIGGNCELENIRLVEQICEIIDDMPSLGSQTSRKDLITFVTDRPGHDRRYAIDAEKIMTDLKWAPETPIETGLRETIEWYISHQAWVDRVMSGEYRDWIKQHYNF from the coding sequence ATGAATTTGCTTGTCACGGGCGGCAGCGGCTTTATCGGCAGCAACTTCATCCGGTATCTGCTGACGGAAACGGACTTTAACGGCCGCATCATCAATGTGGACTGCCTGACCTATGCCGGCAATCCAGAGAACCTCGCCGATATTGAGACCCGCTTCTCGGACCGGTATATATTCGTCAAAGAAAACATCTGCCATGCTGAAGCCATGGCCAAAATTTTTGATTTCTACAGCATCGACACCGTCTGCCATTTTGCCGCAGAATCCCACGTGGACCGCTCGATTGCCGCACCGGACGCCTTTATCCAGACCAATATCTTCGGGACCTACACGCTTCTGGAGCTTGCCCGGAAACGCATGCACCATATCCAGCGGTTTCATCATATCAGCACGGATGAGGTCTACGGCAGCCTTGGAGAAAGCGGACTTTTCAGCGAAACCTCGCCATATCAGCCGACAAGTCCATATTCAGCATCCAAAGCCGCCTCCGATCATCTGGTGCGGGCCTATTTTCATACCTATGGCCTGCCGGTGACCATTTCCAACTGCTCCAACAATTACGGCCCCTACCAGTTCCCGGAGAAACTGATCCCGTTGATCATTTTAAATGCAGTGGCCCAAAAGCCGCTCCCGGTTTACGGAGATGGCCGCAATATCCGGGACTGGCTTTATGTTCGGGATCATTCCGCGGCGCTGTGGACCATTCTCAAAACCGGCGAAATCGGGGAAACCTACAATATCGGCGGCAACTGCGAGCTTGAAAATATCCGGCTGGTGGAGCAGATCTGCGAGATCATCGATGATATGCCGAGCCTGGGCAGCCAAACATCCAGAAAAGACCTGATTACCTTTGTCACCGACCGGCCCGGCCATGACCGCCGGTATGCCATTGATGCGGAAAAAATCATGACCGATCTCAAATGGGCGCCGGAAACCCCGATTGAAACCGGGCTGCGGGAGACCATTGAATGGTATATCAGCCATCAGGCATGGGTCGACCGGGTAATGAGCGGGGAATACCGCGACTGGATCAAGCAGCACTATAATTTTTAA